The Hippopotamus amphibius kiboko isolate mHipAmp2 chromosome 3, mHipAmp2.hap2, whole genome shotgun sequence genomic interval ggcggtgggggggggggggtcgtcaCCCTGAGCCCCCAACCCGAGCCCCCACGCgcccaccccctctgcccccagccccgccctgcGTACTCATCTCCATGAACTCGTCGAACAGGCTGAAAGTGTTGACCGGGTTCAGGCGGTAGTTGTGCTGCCAGTGCCTCAGCTCGGGGTCCTGGGACATGGCCCGCATCGAGCGACATTTGTGGGCCAGCCACCTGGGGGGGAGGAGAaccgggtggggggcggggaggggggctgagGGCCCCTCGGGGCGGATGGCTCTGGGAGGTGGGGTCCTGCAGGTTCAGATGACCCCTGCCGTGAGGGAGGTGCCCGAGGAGGGAGGGGGTCCTCACGGGCGCAGGTACTCCATGCAGTTGCTGAGCGTCTGTTTCAGACCCATGATGGTGGCCATTTGCACGAACAGGTCCATCATGCAGCCGCTGAGATGGCACTGCGGGGGCAAGGATGGGAGGTCGAGCTCGGGTCGTGGGGGTGTCCAcggggagagcgggagggagggcagtTCAGGAAAAGGGCAGTAAGGCCTCCAGGACAGACTGACCTCCTCCAGCTTCCACAGCCCTGCCAGGCGCACAGACTTCCCCGGGTGACCATTGATCCTGGGAAGGACaggaggctgagggaggggcaggacctTGCCTCTGACTGGGTgtgggcaggggggcggggggggggagtagTGGGCCCTGGCAGGATGGAAGGAGACCCACCCCGCAGGTGAGCAGAGGCTGGGTGCTGGATGTGCGGCTCATACCCAGACACACCCGTGGGCGCACAGGCCAGCGtgcgcacacacgtgcacagggGACAGCTCAGCTGTTCACAGGCTCAGACAAGGCCCAGGagtggcctcagtttctcccatgGTAACTGCACATAGGGCTACTTTGTGTTTAAATCACCTGATTTCCATGataaaaacatgatttaaaaaagtaTGTATTAAACCAAATGTCAGGCTCATGCTGAATGGTGAAATCCTGTAAGCACTCCTGTTACCATTCATGACAACTACTATTCCAGAATAGTGtaaatttgcaaaagaaaaaattatttttgacaatACAATTATATATCTGGAAAAGCAGAGTATATCAACTGAGCAACTGGGCAGCTAAACCCACTGACAAATGCTCACAGTAGACACGATTGATACCAAGCGCgactcccttccccttccctttcctagATGCAACAGAACCACTGAGAAATGTAGCAGGAGGAAATACATGTCACACATAGcagcaaaaactgtaaaataattagAGTGAAATTAACAGGAAATCTGAGGGACCATatgaagaaaactagaaaacagcTAAAGAACATTAAAACAAGACTTGAATAGAGAAGTCCTTGTTCTTTGATAGGAAAACTTAGGGTTGTATTTTTGTGATAGAATGACAGGCCCCCAAAGACACCatgtcctaattcctggaacctgtgaatatgtcatCTGACGTGGCAGCTGGTGTTCCGGTTGccaatcagctgaccttaaagtGGAGAGAGAATCTGGGATTCTCTGGGTGTGCCCTTaaatgaggaagagggagagccATAGAGGGCAGGATGAGAAGGACTCAGCCTGACTCCGATGGCTCTgcagacaggagggaggggccaggcagCCTCTAGCAGCTGAAAAAAACAAGTGTGTATTCTGCCCTAGGCCTCCAGacagagcacagccctgctgacaccttgattttagcccagtgagacccatgttgGACTcttggcctctagaactgtacaCAATGTGTGTTGTCTAAAGCCACGAAGTTGTGGTCagtaatagaaaattaatacagtgTCTATGTCAATTTTACCTAAAAGAAAGTATAATTTCACTGTAATCTTAAGCTAAGTCCCACAGAATTTTAATGGAGTtcgacaaaaattattttaaagttcacCTAGAATAATAAACGTAAATaactacaaaaaaaggaaaagtgaaaaagaagagaaaaagaaaattaacgcCAGCCCTATCTGACAGTAGAGCGTAACACGGGAATAATTACACAGCAAGGTACTGGACTAAAATTACCAGCATCCACAAAAGACCAAAATATCCAGGTGAATGATGGAGCTTGGAATGTGGCagaagggtggtggtggtgatggaacAGTCAACAAATGGCTTGGGGACAACTGGCAGTCGCTTGAACAACAGAACAggcttccctcctttttttttttttttttcttttttttttttattttttaaggcgcacgggcttagttgctccgtggcatgtggaatcttcccagggcagggctcgaacccgtgtcccttgcattggcaggcggattctttaccactgcgccacctaggaagtcccaggcttCCCTCCTTTGCCCCCTGCAGCAAAACAAATTCCTGTGATTCCTTCTGAATCAAAGAATGAAGGTTTAAAATGTGGAAACCATAACCAACTAAAGGAAGTCAGAGctgaacacatttttaattttgaggaggGGGAGGCCTTTTTGAGCACGGCATGAAAAACAGGAATTATAAAGGAATGTGCTGATAAACCTCGTGACAAAAAAGAAACTGCCTCCAGAGGAACACGAGTGGCTGGACAGGCTTTCACCTCCTTTTCCCAGAGATGCCACATACAGGGGCACAGAAGGGCCCAGACTCGGGCGTCTGTCTTCTTACTGTTGGACCCTGAGGTAGTTTCTTAGCCTTTCTGTGCCTGGGTCAACTCATCTGTGAGGTGGGGTTTAGAGTCCCTGCCCCATAGGGCTCCTGTGCAGTGAGGGCCAATGGATGTGGGCACTTAGGATAGAATGCGAGTGTCAGCGGACAGGAGTTATCATAAAGACATACCCCATCCTGCCAGGGAAAACCAACTCAGTCCTTCCTTCTTCAACATGAACACAGAGCTACAAATCTTTAGTCACGAGGAAAACCAGCTGCACAAAGAGAAGGACTAGGATAAAGGAACAGGAAGATGGACCCTCAGGAGATGAGATAATGAGGAGACAGATGAGAACTTAAGGGGGAAAAAGAACACTGGTATCTTCAAGAGAGTACTGTATCTATGGGAATAAGAAAAGGACGCTATAAACAAAATAGAGGACAAAAAAAAGCCCTCTTGGAAATTAAGACTTTAACTGTTacacttaatatcaaaaaaacaaacaacccaatcaaaaaatgggcagaagacctacataggcatttctccaaagaagacatacggttggccaagaggcatatgaaaatctgctgaacatcactaattattagagaaatgcaaatcaaaactacaatgaggtatcacctcacaccagttagaatgggcatcatcagaaaatctacaaacagtaaatgctggagagagtgtggagaaaagggaacactcttgcactgttggtgggaatgtaaatggagacagccaccatggagaacagtatggagtttccttgaaaaactaaaaatagagtttgcatatgacccagcaatcccactgttgggcatatacccagagaaaaccataatgcaaaaagacacatacactccaactgcagcactatttacaatagccaggacatggaagcaacctaaatgtccatcaacagatgaatggataaaaaggatgtggtacgtatatacaatggaatatcactcagctgtaaaaagcaatgaaactgggacatttgtagagacatggatggacctagagacagtcatacagggtgaagtgagtcagaaagagaaaaacaaatatcgtatattaacatatatatgcggactatagaaaaatggtacaaatcaacccgtttgcaaggcagaaatagagacacagatgtagagaacaaacatggacaccaagtggggaaagcggggagggttaggggggaatgaattgggagattgggataccaaattgtactctaaatatatgcagtttattgtaaaaagtaaaaaaaataaaaagttaaaaatatatatatatataaagcaacaaACAGCTAGaatgagggaagagggaggggtgaTATAGGAGTAGGGgataagaggcacaaactactatgtgtagaataagctacaaggatatattgtacaacatgggtatatagccaatattttataataactataaagggagtataacctttaaaaattgtgaatcactatattgtatacctgtatcttatataatattgtacaactatatttcaataaaaaaataaaacagaggaaaaaaaaaaagaatccacctgccaatgcaggggacataggttcgatccctggtctgggaagatcccacatgccacagagcaactaagcctgtgagccacagctcttgagcctgcatgccacaactactgaagcccatgagcctagagcccgtgctccgcaacaagagaagccaccacaatgagaagcccaagcactgcaacgaagagtagcccccgcttgccacaactagtgaaagcacgtgcacagcaacaaagccccaatgcagccaacaaataaataaataaataaattttaaaataaataaataaaacatgacatGATTTTAAGAAACTGATAGAGTCAGAAGAGAATCCACTTGACCTTGATGTTACAAAAATGCTCAGATGATATGAACAATTTATAGGAAGAGAAATTTAATGGCCAATAAATATCTGGAAAGATGCTGGATTCTCACTAGTAGGTATTAATAAGGCATCTTTAAAGATGAACAGTCTTTGTTCATCAGATCAACATGGAGTGTGCAGTCACATACACAGTGTGTGGCTTTGTGCATCAGCACAGCATTTTTGGAGGTTGCTTGCGCAATGTCTCTCTCCATTTAAATGCGCACTCCCAACTTTCTATTGAAATGGCTGGCTGCTGACGCCCTCTGCCTGGCATCACCTCAGAGGTGGAGGGGAACTGGCAAGGCCTGCAGCCCACTCGAGACATCATGCTGCATCTGAGGGTGCAGGGCAGACATCTgaacagcctcgcaaccctgccTGAGAGGCTGGAACACCCTCAGGCTTGGGTACCTCTGGTAGACTGGGGGCACCCGCTAATGGGATGCAGGCCCAGCTGAACCCCTGGGCCTCCTAACCAACCCCTAATCCCCCCACCGCACACACACAAGAAGACAGAGACACTTCTAGAGGGTCGAACAACCAAAGATTCAGATCACAGGGTTGGGCCTGTGGACACTGAGACCCCACACTGTCCCTTCCCCAGATGGGCTCCTGGCATGCTGACGGGCATTCTTCTGCCTCTGGCAGGAGAACTGGGATTCCCCTTCAGGAACAGACAGAACAAGAGGTCCTGACAGGAGACACGTGGTCCACAGCAAAGCCACTGGCACATGCCTTTCTCAATTACAGACAGCTGgccagaaataaaagacatctaaGAAAGGTCTCTAACAGCAGAATCGGAGACCAATCAAAGAAAGAGCATAAAAGAACTCGGAAGGAGTGTTCCCAGGTGGTacagactccaagctcccaatgcagggggcccgggttcaatccctggtcagggaaccagatcccacatgcatgctgcaactacgaattcacatgccacaactaagaatttgcatgccacaactaaggagctggtgagccacaactaagacccagcacaagcaaataaatacatacatacatacatacacacatacataagtTCTGGTAGAGAGTTTGGGATTCATTGGCAATATGTATGTAACTTACAACATTTGAGCAAACACAGAGAACACGTGGAGcaattattttcttcagaaaagacaagaaaatgtaTATTGATTGAACCAAAAAGGTTCATTTCACTAATGAGGAAGGCAAGGGGAAGTATgtacacgtgtgtgcatgtgcatgtgggGGCTGCCCACTGCAGCTTTATTTATTAAGCTTGAAACAGGAAttagcccaaatgtccatcaaccgaaGTGGTTAAATAAGTTCAAGGACATGTCACAAAAGAATGCTCATAGTATGGTTTCAGAAACAAAGCCTCACCATCCATGCAGACATGGAAGCTGCCCATAGTACGTTTTCAGTGTAAGGCAGATACAATTATTTACACAACAAAACCACTTATGTCAataggtgtatgtgtgtgtacttaaatgagtaaaaaattctgggaagaccccacaaaCAGACAGTGTCATCTCTGGGGACACACAGGACAGTTGGGGTTCACTGGGGGCTTCCTTCATATATTCCTATGTTGGGTTTCCACATGTTCTGAGCATGAtttatttcaaaagttaaaaacaacagGCATTTCTGTTTTCAAGGCAGGGGGAAAATGAGTTAGAGGGAGGCACGTGGGAGCAGGTGGCCCTTACCTGCCCAGGATGAAGGCGATGTAGATAAGGGAGGAGAAGTGGGCAAAGAATTGCAGGATGAAGAACCTGAGGGTGAACGTCCTCTCTCGCTCTGAGAAGGTCCTGGGCTTCTCTGGAATGAGATGTGGGGCGTCCCTCCCCCATTCTTCACCCTGATGACAGCCCACGCCCAGCCTGTCCCTATCCTGACAGCTCAGGGACACCTGCGACCCTCACCTGTCTCCCACGCATGAGGCCCTGCCTTCTCACAGgctcccttctcccaccccagggctccAAGACCTCCACCCTGAATCCTCCCCCCAGAAGCCAGAGAGGGGCTGAGGGGGTCCTCCTCTCACCAAAGTCACAAAGCTTCAGGGCCACACATTTGTTGATCTGCAGGAGGGGAGATGGAGGGCTCACCTTGGACCTCAGCAgagtcccaccccacccccattgccCCCTGCCCTGACCCCTACCTTGGTCATGATGAGGATGCTCACATAGTGAACCAGGGCCCCGGTCACCACCACGGCCGTGGTCACCCGCTCCCCCAGGAAGGGCAAGGCCGAGCTGAAGAGGGCAGAGGCCACGACGCGGGAGACCACCAGGAGGTGGGCCATGCCAATCATGAAGCAGATCTGGGCGGGGAGCAGGACGGGCGGGGCTCAGGGGGCTGCCCCATCTGtgctccagccccagcctgggaGCCCCAGGAGTACCATCAGCAGAGACAGGAGGAAGACCACGGCGCTCCGGAGGTAGGAGTGCTGGTGCAGCCGCAGCTGGTAGTCGGGGCTGTCGGTGAGCCCCAGGGCCATGTCCTCCTGTGGACGGCACCGCGCATGCCTCAGACGCAGGACCCTCACACGCGGGGACCCCTCACACACGGGGATGCACCTCACACGCGGGGACCCCTCACACGgggacccctcccccacagctgACTCGTGTGGGCCACCTGGGCTCTGGGTCGGGTCACCCGGCTCAGCCTCACCTCGTCCTCATCCCACCCGTACAGGTCCCACTGCAGGACCACGCAGGCGCGCTCCCGCTTCCACAACTCCAGGAACACGGTGGCTGCACGGGGGGAAAGCAGAGGCCACACGGTGGGTCCCCGCCACGCGCGGAGCTCTGGTCGCCCCCACGGTGCCACGTGACTCACCCCACAGCGCCATGAAGATGGCGAACAGCACGGTGCCCTCGTTGTCAAAGAGGTGGGTGAGCTGCGGAGAGCAGCGCGTGGGGCTGGGGCGGCCTCCGCATCCTCGGGAGGACCCCCTGGGCCCCGCCTCCCCGCGGGGGGGGGGGCCTCGGTGCCCCCAGGCTCAAACCTTAGCAAAGGCGCAGGTTTCTGAAAGCCGGTGGTACGTGGGGTTGTGGTCGCTGCGGGGGCATATGTAGATGTCGTGGGCCGCGCAGATCTCCCTGCTGGGGGTGCAGGCACCAGGTTGGTGGCTACGCTTCCCTCGTGGGACCCCGCCCCAGCCGCCCCTTCCTGACTCCGCCCCACTCAGTCCCGCCCATTCACGACCCCGCCCAATCCCGCCCCTTTTGTGACCCCACCCCTGCACCGCCCCTTCCCTGACTCCgccccttccctgacccccacaATCCAGTCCCGCCGCTTCCCTGACTCCGCCCGTGTCCCGCCCCTTCACTGACCCCGCCCCTTCCCTGACCCCGCCCACCTGATCTGGCTGGCTTCGAAATGCGCAAACCCGCTGAGGAAGACAACGAGGCCCACCAGCGCGGCGGGCACCAGCATGTAGGTGTACCAGCCAAGCCAGGCGAAGTACAGGGCCACCTTCTCACCGAAGTAGTTCCTGCGGGCACAGCCGCCCCGTCAGGGCCACTCCCCCGGGGGTGACCATCCGGAGCCAAGGCCACGTGAGGGCGCGCCGCGCGAGGGCTCAGGGAGCGCGTCTCGGTGGCCCCTGCGGGGGCCCCGCCCGGCTGTCTGCTGGAGGCGCGGTTTCTCTGCGGGGGCGCAGGCCACAGTACCTGATGTCGCCCACGGGCTGCTCCTGGAACATGGTCCTCCACCGGGCCCATTTCTTCTTCAGGTCTTCCTCCCCCTGGGCACAGGCGACAGGCAGTGAGAGCGTCCTGCCTCAGCGCTGCCCTCCGGTCCTCCCCCGGCCCGCCCACCCCTCACCTTGTGCAGGGGGAACCCGGCCTCAAAGACCCCATCCTTCACCAAGTCCTGGAGCCTGTCTGGTGGCCACAGGAATTCTCGAATCAGAAGGGAGTGAGGGGTGAGGGAggaccctgccctgccctccccacgtGCCTGCCCTTCCTGGTGGGTGCTGCAGAGGCCGCCTGCCCACCCGGTCCTCACCACCGGCTGCCGTCTTGCTATTCAGGACAAAGTTGACAATTCGGATTCTGGAACACAAGAGCTGGCTCAGGATGGCCCTCTATCTGGCTGGGTCCCACGCCCCTCTTGGTCCTGGCAGAGCCCCCAAACCACCTGCCCTGACCACCTGACCAGAGCCCAGAATCCAGGACTCATCTGGGAGCTCACCTCCTTAAATCCTCTTAGGGTGGGCCTCCCTCAGGGTGGTCCCTCTCTTCCCAGGGCCCTGATGCTCAGCGCTACAACAGTGCCTCCCAGATCCCCCACCTCCAATCACACCTCCCACCTGGAGCCCCCACTCGTCCAGAGCACACCCTTTCTCTGCACAAATCCTCTTTACACCCCTGTGAGCCATTTGTCTATGGGgcgactgaggctcagagagggtgagtaacttggccaaggccacacagccagtaagtggcacaTGCCAGGCATCTGACTACAGAGTCCTGCTCCTCTGGAACATCCTCCCAGGGCACTCCCCACAGCCTGCTCCTCTCAGGCCCCATCAAGATGCCGCTACTCATGTGTCCTCCCAAGACCAGACAGTTCTCCTGTATTCACAGGGATCCCCCCAACTGCCTCACATCCAGATTCCAGGAGTGTTCTCTGCTAGTCTGCCTGACTGGGCCCCGGCTGAGTtcagagggctggggctggggccaggaaGGCGATGCAGGAGGGGTGTGGAGAGGGCAGGTGGGCCAGCTTGGAGGGCTGGAGGATCGGGGTGGGGAGAAGCAGATGCTTGTAGAGAGAGGAGGTGTTTCAtgcctgggaggcaggggatagATGTCCAGGGAGGGACACTAGGTCCGGAGGAAAGAAGTCGGGACCTGAATCCAGGGAGATGACCTCAGAGCCCAGGAGGGATGTCTGGGAGGGTCCTCTTGGCCTCTCCAAATTCTGCCCACCCCCAATTTACGGCTGGCTTCCATTCTGCATCCCAGGGACATAGTCACGTGTAAACTTTAAACACTCCAAGAGGTGAGAACTGTCATTGTCCCGTATTACAGACATGGAGACTGACTCACACACCCTTGCCGCCTGGGCCCTCTGCCCTGGGCCCACGCCTGGGAGCCTTGCTGCTTATCTGGGCCAGCATGCGGGTGGGAGGGTCCTCCTGGCCCCACTCTGGGCCCGCCTCTCACCTGGTGGTGGCTGGGATGGAAGTTAGCCTGGCCAGCTCCCCTCTGGGGGCAGTATCCTCGGGCTGCACAAGAAGTCTGCAGTACCGGTCAAAGATCCCGTTGTCAGCTCGGATCCCAAAGAACACCTTCTCCTGGTCCTCCctcacctgggggtgggggggggcgcagCATGGGACCCTCTACTCCACCTTGGGACCCTCCCCCTTCATCCAAGGCCAATGGCCTGTCCCCTCCAAGTCTGGCACAGGCCACAGGACACCTGCCCAGACTCCACCCCGggatccacccccacccccacccccgcccggctGTGACCCCTGCACCCAGGAGACGCCCTCAGCCCGCCCACCTTGTAGCAGAAGCCCTTCCTCTCAAGCTCTTCCAGGAACTGCTGCCGCCGCTGGACCTGCCTGGGGTTTCTCTGGGTGCAACGATCAGCCACAAGGACATAGTCCCACAGCTCAGAGGCCTCGGTCTAGAGGAAAGAGGTGTGGGGCCCAGGGCTGGCCAGGTGCAGGGCATGGGGGCATGGGTGGGACCaggccctggggcggggggactgTTGAGCAGAGACTCACCTCGCTAGCATTGATGTCCATCAGCGGGAGGCTGTCCCCTTCCGTCCCCACCAGGATCTCGAGTGTCTCTCCTCCCTGGGGGTGAAGAGCAGACGGAGGATGGGGCTCGATGCGGCTGACGAGCGCTTCCTGGGCTGGGTGCTCCGACACCAAGATGGTAGTTCTGGGTGGGGCTGAGTGTACACACAGAGACTACAGCACACGTGGCTGGCACACATACACAAAGCGCTCCCAGAATTCATAGGAAAGGACAGACAACCCAGtttaaaatgggccaaagatgCACACAGGCACTTTGCAGAAGAGGAGCACTCAGAAGGTGAACACGTAGAACTCGAACCCAGGAACCGTGCAGAACACGCAGGCCAGGTTACCAAGGAAGCACCCCTGCCACCCTTTGGTAGCAAATGTTTCACAGTCAGACAGCTTTAAAAGACCAGGTGTGGgagctccctggcagtccagtggtgaggatCCCGTGCTTTCCCTGCCAGGGCACAGGGTCcctacctggttggggaactgagatcccatgaGCCATGCAGCacagacaaaaaatataaaagccaggtgatgtataaaaatattgcatgtagtataatattgaaaatcacctgaaactaatataatgttttaaatcaactatacatcaaaaaagaaaagaaaaaaaaagccccgGTGACTCAGCAGAATCCGCATGTGTCGTCGTGGCGCACACACTGGTGCAGGAACTTGGGAGACAAAGCTGAACATCCCAGACACTCCCCGCTCCGCCCCACCTCCCTTGGAGACAGACAGGGGTACTCACAGTAGCATATTTCATATCAAAATCATGGAAATAACCCATGTTCCCATCGGTACGAAAATGGATGAAGACACTGTGCTGTGACTACACACAACAGGAACATGAGGGCCGCCACCGCTGCACATGGGGCGTTGGGGACCCATGTGACAAGGTACTGAGTTTCCTAAAAGTAAGTCCATTGGGAACCGTGCAGCACCAATGGCTGCACGCACGTCCGGGACACTGAAACCAGCGGACAGAACCTTAAGGAGGAAGCGGGTGGGGCAGAGCCTCTGAGTCTCCTGCCTCTTTGTTAGCAGATGCAGCAGCACTGAAGAGGCACACGTCCTTCTATGCTCCTCCCTCCaggggaaggggagcagaatCCTCCCTGTTGAGGGTGGGCTGGACTCAGTGACTAATGAAGAAACTATGAAAGGGATAAACTGTCACCCTACagaggagaaacctggcagagcACCAGACCCAGGTGAAGAAGGTCAAGGTCACGGTAATGTCATTAATATCAGAGACCCTCTGACAGGATGTGATGCAATAGTGTGTGGTCCCCACCCTAAAGCCCATGGTCCCATCTCAGCAGAAGATGTCAGAGGGACTTTCACCAGAGCCTGAACAAGCAGCTACAAGAATCAGGCAGCCAAGGacaaggagggacagagggagcaTCCCAGACAGGAGGGGCCGTGGAGATGTGGCGATGATGCCACGTCCTAGGGGGCCCTGCACAACCCAGGAACAGgagaggacacacacagaaaagccGATGACGTGAGTCAAGGCGGCCGTGTCAGGCTCTTCACTTTGACCAGCACCCCAGGTGATGGGGCACAGGGACCCTGCACCATCCTTGTGACTCTTTAGGAGAATGTACAGACCTTCAGAAACTGCACAAGTAGAAGGCAGGGGAGTGGAGGGTGCTGGGACTGGCATCCAGGTTGGGGGGTGCATCGTGGGGCCTCATTTATTCCCAGTAAGCAAACAGCAGGCTCTGAGGGCTGGTGATAAAGTGAGCCAGGGCCCCTTCCCCGGAAGAGCCACTGggctgaagggggtgggggatgcaggAGGTGGGGGACCAGTCACAGCAGGTCATGCAGAGGGAGCTCTGAGGCCCAGGTTGGGGGAAGACGCTGGCTTTGGAGCCAAGAGCCCAGTGGGTGCCAAGGCTGTGTGCCCTCGGGCGGGATCCCACCTCTCCCAGCCTTGGGGCACTTGATGCCATGCCGGAAGCATCCTGTAGCCCCAGCACAGGGCTGGCCAGGCTGTGTGCTCCGGGAGAGGGACCCCAGTCGGTGTCCCAGCTGGCAGCTCCCCAGGGAGACAGGGACCCTGCATCGTCCCTGGGATAATGGTGTGGGGAGCCCTCTGAGAGCTGTGTCCCTTGGAGCACCTGCCTTGCCCTGAATGGTTTGGATGCCACCCACCCCACCATGGCCCCCACTGCCAGCCCACCACCCACTACCACCCCAGGGTGGCCCAGCCCCTCTACCAGCTCACAAGCCTTCAGTCTCCCACTGCGTCACACCCGACCCCACTTCTCTCTGTCCTGCTCACCACCAGGCCTTTGCCTCTGCCGCTCCCTCCACctgctcccccttctcctccccaaccgtattcctgcctcctccagaaagcctcaCTGGATTGCTCCAGCCAGTCTACCCTTGAGGGTTGCCAGGTAAAATATAGGCCACCCAgtcacatttgaatttcagataaacaacagatactttttagtataagtatgtcccaattattgcatgggacatacttatactaaaaaaaaaaaaatgttgtttatgtgaaattcaaTTTACTAGGtacctgttttttattttgttttgctaaatCTGGAACTTGACTccaacaccccacccccatacaCACCAGGAACTACTGGGTCCAGGACCAGACCTGGGCCTgccccctttctctcccctctgtctCAATCACAGAAGCCAAGAAATGCATCCAGTCCAACCACAGAACAGCAGCCTCTAGGGCATGGGACGCCAAGGTCCTGGGGAGCCAAGGCTAGTGTAGACATCGTGTTCGCGCCTCGCCCTGGGCACTGAGATTCTGCCGCTGTCAGTGCCTCTTTAGGAAAATGTGCATACCAGGCCCACGGCCCCCAGTTTCCTGGAGAGCGGTCACCCCCCCTCTGGCAGCCTCGCCTCCTCCTGCTCCAGCGCTGGCCCTgggcctcccccccaccccacccctgctccccccaGGCCTCAGATCTGCACTTGTGTTTGGAGCCAGAGGAGAAAGCTGCTGTTCTCAGTTCTCAGATAGATTTGCTGAGGCGCCTCTGCACCAGGGAAGAGAGTAAAGTCTCAGGTGGAGGGGACCAGGGACATTTGTGTCACCAGCAGCCGGTTCTGTGACTCAC includes:
- the ANO9 gene encoding anoctamin-9 isoform X8; this encodes MLGGETLEILVGTEGDSLPLMDINASETEASELWDYVLVADRCTQRNPRQVQRRQQFLEELERKGFCYKVREDQEKVFFGIRADNGIFDRYCRLLVQPEDTAPRGELARLTSIPATTRIRIVNFVLNSKTAAGDRLQDLVKDGVFEAGFPLHKGEEDLKKKWARWRTMFQEQPVGDIRNYFGEKVALYFAWLGWYTYMLVPAALVGLVVFLSGFAHFEASQISREICAAHDIYICPRSDHNPTYHRLSETCAFAKLTHLFDNEGTVLFAIFMALWATVFLELWKRERACVVLQWDLYGWDEDEEDMALGLTDSPDYQLRLHQHSYLRSAVVFLLSLLMICFMIGMAHLLVVSRVVASALFSSALPFLGERVTTAVVVTGALVHYVSILIMTKRSPGPSQSERGRSPSGSSSCNSLPTSPPLSTSPSSWAVPSQRLHDGPVRANGHHHGSETDAQQLHGVPAPVAGPQMSLDAGHVPGPRAEALAAQLPPEPGQHFQPVRRVHGDDDPVRLHHDLRGCLPTRPTARTLQQSRGDPPGRHQDGPAAAAPGATQGQGHRCLTGYVNHSLSVFYTKDFQDPVKIEGSENVTECRYRDYGTTQNSSFTEQSWFLLAIRLAFLILFEHVALCIKLIAAWFVPDVPQSVKNEVLKKKYQRLWLKSSSPKSTDV
- the ANO9 gene encoding anoctamin-9 isoform X1 → MLGGETLEILVGTEGDSLPLMDINASETEASELWDYVLVADRCTQRNPRQVQRRQQFLEELERKGFCYKVREDQEKVFFGIRADNGIFDRYCRLLVQPEDTAPRGELARLTSIPATTRIRIVNFVLNSKTAAGDRLQDLVKDGVFEAGFPLHKGEEDLKKKWARWRTMFQEQPVGDIRNYFGEKVALYFAWLGWYTYMLVPAALVGLVVFLSGFAHFEASQISREICAAHDIYICPRSDHNPTYHRLSETCAFAKLTHLFDNEGTVLFAIFMALWATVFLELWKRERACVVLQWDLYGWDEDEEDMALGLTDSPDYQLRLHQHSYLRSAVVFLLSLLMICFMIGMAHLLVVSRVVASALFSSALPFLGERVTTAVVVTGALVHYVSILIMTKINKCVALKLCDFEKPRTFSERERTFTLRFFILQFFAHFSSLIYIAFILGRINGHPGKSVRLAGLWKLEECHLSGCMMDLFVQMATIMGLKQTLSNCMEYLRPWLAHKCRSMRAMSQDPELRHWQHNYRLNPVNTFSLFDEFMEMMIQYGFTTIFVAAFPLAPLLALFSNLVEIRLDAIKMVRLQRRLVPRKAKDIGTWLQVLEIIGVLAVIANGMVIAFTSEFIPRVVYKYRYGPCRQGAHPAVDCLTGYVNHSLSVFYTKDFQDPVKIEGSENVTECRYRDYGTTQNSSFTEQSWFLLAIRLAFLILFEHVALCIKLIAAWFVPDVPQSVKNEVLKKKYQRLWLKSSSPKSTDV